The Mucilaginibacter mallensis genome has a segment encoding these proteins:
- a CDS encoding translocation/assembly module TamB domain-containing protein, which translates to MSILLLVFQYKPVQTWAAKKATAYLSEQLHTTVSIKSLYLQPFTSIVLEDFYVLDKTKDTLLNTPKLTVDINGFSLLSSISKRTLDLSLVKLDNSSVYLKRLKDSSTNLSFILKYFSSPDTSKTPGKPWQVIFEKVAINNLHFRYKNQLVDTVINGVNFDDIDLTHFTTVVNNMDITNHLFKGNVHNLTFHEKSGFYVKNLTTNATVDTDQILAQNLFLLTERSSLRNYFRMKFKSFNDFDDIEDKVYMDGDFHSSRISSSDIAFFTSGLEKVKFDLGLDGRIKGFVKNLSAKNLLVTGGQATYVRGDFRLRGLPNWDNTFLELNFQQIATNKKDLDYLYSNFSGDRNAKVPDIIAKFGNINFTGRFTGLQNDFVAFGIFKTKMGRFDSDINLKINKAGTPAYSGKLSTSDFALGDLLDISDIGRTTLSADVKGSGDALKNLNEAVNARITYLDFKGYKYNNLTLNGTFAKKLASAKISINDKNIKLNLNGSINLAPALPVYDFAADIQEAHLHTLKLLQDTIILSTNLKTHFDGNSLQNIEGSVDLSPLRVIDPRHNYLVDSVYLAATGLGEGRVISLKSDFADGSITGSYDLATLPAYFQALVKRYIPSLQREPVITKPQNFAFTLSLKNLDPLTSIFIPDLKVPDQGTFAGQFNSTNETATLNGYVKTIQYGKTVFHDLIIDESTSNGQLGINLSLSRIDLTDSLFIKNIDISNNIRKDSLNFNVKLADKNAVNQLDLYGLVRFGHDTLAKVTLLPSDVILEHKDWKLQDQAQIRFLDGKTQVQGFQLSNGPQKVKIDGFISDKPEDKLKVLFEKFSMSTFDQLTRLSGITLKGALNGDVVLSGITKSPGMDAHLGIDSLTMNKTLVGNVKIESALDNDRQQAGVKVSINNRGMETMNIDGIYSLAKDAGDNALNFNVKMDHAETIIFEPFIKDLVSSPQGTISSDLKLSGPVDKPQLNGDITFVNTGFTVNYLKTAYVLNDKVSVANSVININNLILKDTHGGQGTINGKVDLNNLDNPDIEATVDAKNLMALNTTFKDNHIYYGTAFGTGTFAFNGPVNSMKINIKAKTMAGTVFNIPLNTSSTAGEYDFIKFVSHKDTTKAVTGPKAFDGVTLNLDLTVDEKTVVKISTDYGVLEGSGQATNLLLNITSLGDFEMFGDFLISSGKFEFTAKNFISKNFVVNQGGTIRWTGNPSNAEINLNAIYEVRTDIANLYSAAGLASPKGSEQVLVQAELIITKSLLQPNIDFDFNFPTDPSIKDDLGTYLTDYNNRSQQALSIIVRRSFASGNASNLTNQVLGTAGDAVSEFAFNKLNTFISQSNIKNFDLSLRSFNDASATFRLLDNRLVLNGSLFSNTGGNDIFNNSGNLINSSYNNLTKDFEAEYSIRKDGNLKARYAYRVLNSTTLNTIDQLSVQYVNAVGLVYQRDFDTFGEFFKNFFGGNKRKTPAPVKPATTTDTPAVTTKPENTTTPDKPDGGDDDQ; encoded by the coding sequence TTGAGCATACTATTACTTGTGTTTCAGTACAAGCCGGTGCAAACATGGGCTGCCAAAAAAGCTACTGCCTATTTATCAGAGCAGTTGCATACTACGGTGAGCATAAAAAGCCTGTACCTTCAGCCTTTTACTTCTATTGTATTGGAGGATTTTTATGTGCTCGATAAAACTAAAGATACCCTGCTCAATACCCCAAAACTTACCGTTGATATCAACGGCTTTTCACTTCTTAGTAGCATTAGTAAGCGTACCCTCGACCTCAGTTTGGTAAAACTGGATAACAGCTCCGTTTATCTGAAAAGATTGAAGGACAGCAGTACAAACCTATCATTCATACTCAAATATTTCAGCTCGCCCGATACGAGTAAGACCCCTGGCAAACCCTGGCAGGTTATATTTGAAAAGGTGGCTATCAACAATCTGCATTTTCGCTATAAAAATCAACTGGTTGATACGGTAATAAACGGTGTGAATTTTGACGATATTGACCTTACACACTTCACCACGGTGGTAAACAATATGGATATCACTAACCATTTGTTTAAGGGCAATGTACATAATCTTACTTTTCATGAAAAGAGTGGGTTCTATGTAAAAAATCTGACTACCAATGCTACGGTTGATACCGACCAGATACTGGCACAAAACCTTTTCCTGCTCACAGAGAGATCAAGCCTGAGAAACTACTTCAGAATGAAATTTAAATCATTTAATGATTTTGATGATATTGAGGATAAGGTATATATGGACGGCGATTTCCATTCGTCGCGGATCTCCTCATCAGATATTGCCTTTTTTACAAGCGGATTGGAAAAAGTTAAGTTTGATTTAGGGCTTGATGGTCGCATAAAAGGCTTTGTGAAAAACCTGAGCGCCAAAAATCTGCTGGTTACCGGCGGGCAGGCAACATACGTTCGGGGCGATTTCAGGCTGAGAGGATTGCCCAACTGGGACAATACTTTCCTGGAACTCAACTTTCAGCAAATTGCTACTAATAAAAAAGATCTGGATTATTTGTACAGCAATTTCAGCGGCGACCGTAACGCTAAGGTTCCGGATATCATCGCCAAATTCGGCAATATAAACTTTACCGGCAGGTTCACCGGCTTGCAAAACGACTTTGTGGCTTTCGGTATTTTTAAAACCAAAATGGGCCGGTTTGATTCTGATATCAACCTTAAAATAAATAAAGCAGGTACACCGGCATACAGCGGCAAGCTAAGTACCAGTGATTTTGCGCTCGGCGACTTGCTTGATATAAGCGATATTGGGCGCACTACACTAAGCGCCGATGTAAAAGGAAGCGGCGATGCTTTAAAAAATTTAAATGAGGCCGTTAATGCCAGGATCACTTATCTGGATTTTAAAGGCTACAAGTATAATAACCTTACTTTAAACGGCACATTTGCTAAAAAACTGGCCAGCGCTAAAATCAGCATAAATGATAAAAACATTAAGCTAAACTTAAATGGCAGTATTAATCTGGCTCCCGCTTTGCCTGTATATGATTTTGCAGCTGATATACAGGAAGCTCATTTGCATACGCTTAAATTATTACAGGATACCATCATCCTCAGCACAAATTTGAAGACTCACTTTGATGGGAACAGCCTGCAAAATATCGAAGGCAGTGTTGATCTTTCGCCATTAAGGGTAATTGATCCAAGGCATAATTATTTGGTTGATTCGGTATACTTAGCAGCAACCGGATTAGGCGAGGGCAGGGTAATTTCCCTAAAATCAGATTTTGCAGATGGCAGCATTACGGGTAGTTATGACCTGGCTACATTGCCTGCTTATTTTCAAGCCCTTGTTAAAAGGTATATTCCATCGTTGCAACGGGAGCCTGTAATCACAAAGCCACAAAACTTTGCATTTACGCTCAGTCTTAAAAATTTAGATCCGCTAACATCCATTTTTATACCCGATCTTAAAGTTCCCGATCAGGGTACATTTGCAGGTCAGTTTAACTCAACCAATGAAACAGCTACGCTTAACGGTTATGTTAAAACTATACAATATGGCAAAACGGTATTTCATGATCTTATTATTGATGAAAGTACAAGTAACGGGCAGCTGGGTATCAACTTGTCACTAAGCCGGATAGATCTTACAGATAGTTTGTTTATCAAGAATATCGATATATCAAACAACATCAGGAAAGATAGCCTAAATTTCAACGTTAAACTGGCGGACAAAAATGCGGTTAACCAGCTGGATCTTTACGGCCTGGTAAGGTTTGGGCATGATACCCTGGCAAAAGTAACATTACTGCCATCGGATGTTATACTTGAGCACAAGGACTGGAAATTGCAAGACCAAGCGCAGATAAGGTTTTTGGATGGTAAAACGCAGGTACAGGGTTTTCAGCTCTCAAACGGGCCGCAAAAGGTGAAAATTGATGGTTTTATATCCGATAAGCCGGAAGATAAACTAAAGGTGCTGTTTGAAAAATTCAGCATGAGCACCTTTGATCAACTTACCCGCCTTTCGGGTATAACGCTGAAAGGTGCACTTAATGGCGATGTGGTGCTTTCCGGGATCACAAAATCGCCGGGAATGGATGCCCATTTGGGTATCGACTCGCTTACCATGAATAAAACGCTGGTGGGTAATGTGAAAATTGAATCGGCCCTGGATAATGACCGCCAGCAAGCAGGTGTAAAAGTAAGCATCAATAACCGCGGTATGGAAACGATGAACATTGACGGTATATATTCACTTGCAAAGGATGCAGGCGATAATGCCCTTAACTTCAATGTAAAGATGGATCATGCTGAAACTATCATATTTGAACCATTTATAAAAGACCTGGTATCCTCTCCGCAGGGAACAATATCCAGCGATCTGAAACTGAGCGGGCCGGTGGATAAACCCCAGTTGAATGGCGATATCACTTTTGTCAACACGGGCTTTACGGTAAATTATCTTAAAACTGCTTATGTTTTAAATGATAAGGTAAGTGTGGCTAACAGCGTGATCAACATTAATAATTTAATACTTAAAGATACGCATGGCGGCCAGGGAACTATAAACGGTAAAGTTGATTTGAACAACCTGGACAACCCGGATATTGAGGCAACCGTTGATGCCAAAAATCTGATGGCGCTGAATACTACCTTTAAGGATAACCATATTTACTATGGAACTGCTTTTGGTACAGGTACATTTGCATTTAACGGGCCTGTTAATTCCATGAAAATTAATATCAAGGCAAAAACCATGGCCGGAACTGTGTTTAATATCCCATTAAATACTTCGTCGACAGCCGGGGAGTATGATTTTATAAAATTTGTGAGCCATAAGGATACCACCAAAGCCGTTACCGGGCCAAAAGCCTTTGATGGGGTAACCTTGAATCTTGATCTTACCGTTGATGAAAAAACGGTAGTTAAAATATCTACAGATTATGGCGTGCTCGAAGGGAGCGGACAGGCCACTAATTTATTGCTGAACATAACCAGTTTGGGTGACTTTGAAATGTTTGGCGACTTTCTGATATCATCGGGTAAGTTTGAGTTTACGGCTAAAAACTTTATCAGCAAAAACTTTGTGGTAAACCAGGGTGGTACCATCCGCTGGACGGGTAACCCCTCCAATGCCGAAATAAACCTGAATGCTATTTATGAAGTTCGTACTGATATAGCCAATCTTTATTCTGCTGCGGGTTTGGCATCCCCAAAAGGAAGTGAGCAAGTACTGGTACAGGCTGAGCTGATCATTACCAAATCACTCTTACAGCCAAATATCGATTTCGACTTTAACTTCCCTACCGATCCTTCAATTAAGGATGACCTGGGTACTTATCTTACCGATTACAACAACCGCAGCCAGCAGGCATTAAGTATTATAGTGCGCCGGAGTTTTGCATCGGGTAACGCCAGCAACTTAACCAACCAGGTGTTGGGAACAGCAGGCGACGCAGTGAGCGAATTTGCGTTTAATAAGCTGAATACATTTATTTCCCAATCGAACATTAAAAACTTTGACCTTAGCCTTCGCTCATTTAATGATGCCAGCGCTACATTCAGGTTATTAGATAATCGCCTTGTACTTAACGGAAGTTTGTTTAGCAATACAGGTGGTAACGATATATTTAATAACTCAGGAAACCTGATAAACTCTAGCTATAATAACCTTACCAAAGATTTTGAGGCCGAATACTCGATTAGGAAAGATGGTAACCTAAAGGCACGTTATGCCTACCGGGTGTTAAACAGTACCACTTTAAATACCATTGACCAGCTGAGCGTTCAATATGTAAATGCCGTAGGTTTGGTTTACCAAAGAGATTTTGATACATTCGGCGAGTTCTTCAAAAACTTTTTCGGCGGCAATAAACGTAAAACACCGGCACCCGTAAAACCTGCTACAACAACAGATACGCCGGCGGTAACTACCAAGCCTGAAAATACTACTACTCCTGATAAACCAGATGGCGGCGATGATGATCAGTGA
- the recA gene encoding recombinase RecA, with amino-acid sequence MSNANAEKMKALQLTLDKLEKSYGKGTIMKLGDTAIEPIEVISTGSLGLDIALGVGGLPKGRVVEIYGPESSGKTTLAIHAIAESQKKGGIAAFIDAEHAFDRFYAKKLGVDVENLLISQPDNGEQALEIADNLIRSGAIDILVIDSVAALVPKSEIEGEMGDSKMGLQARLMSQALRKLTGTISKTGCCCIFINQLREKIGVMFGNPETTTGGNALKFYASVRLDVRRISQIKDTDEVSGNRVKVKIVKNKVAPPFRIAEFDIMFGEGISKAGEIIDLGVEHNIIKKAGSWFSYGETRLGQGRDAVKQLIMDNPELMEELEIKIKEVVTGEHLAEA; translated from the coding sequence ATGAGCAACGCGAACGCAGAAAAAATGAAGGCACTGCAGCTTACACTGGATAAGCTGGAGAAATCATACGGAAAAGGAACGATCATGAAATTGGGCGATACCGCTATCGAACCCATTGAAGTAATATCAACCGGCTCATTAGGGCTTGATATTGCCTTAGGTGTGGGTGGTTTGCCAAAGGGAAGGGTTGTTGAAATATACGGGCCTGAATCATCAGGTAAAACGACCCTGGCTATACATGCTATTGCTGAATCACAAAAGAAGGGCGGCATTGCTGCTTTTATTGATGCAGAGCACGCGTTTGATCGTTTTTACGCCAAAAAACTGGGTGTAGATGTAGAGAACCTTTTGATATCACAACCGGATAATGGCGAGCAAGCTTTGGAAATTGCCGATAACCTGATCCGCTCGGGCGCTATTGATATATTAGTTATTGACTCTGTTGCTGCCCTTGTACCTAAAAGTGAAATTGAAGGTGAAATGGGTGACTCTAAAATGGGCCTGCAGGCACGTTTAATGTCGCAGGCGTTACGTAAGCTAACCGGTACCATCAGCAAAACAGGATGCTGCTGTATATTCATTAACCAGTTGCGCGAAAAGATCGGTGTTATGTTCGGTAACCCGGAAACTACTACCGGTGGTAACGCATTGAAATTTTATGCTTCAGTACGTTTGGATGTACGCCGTATATCACAGATCAAGGATACCGACGAAGTATCAGGTAACCGTGTAAAAGTTAAGATCGTTAAGAATAAAGTGGCTCCGCCGTTCCGTATAGCTGAGTTTGACATTATGTTTGGTGAGGGTATCTCAAAAGCAGGTGAGATCATTGACCTGGGTGTTGAACACAACATCATTAAAAAGGCAGGTTCATGGTTCAGCTATGGCGAAACCCGCCTGGGCCAGGGCCGCGATGCAGTTAAGCAATTAATTATGGATAACCCCGAATTAATGGAAGAGCTGGAAATTAAAATAAAAGAAGTTGTAACCGGCGAACATTTAGCTGAAGCGTAA
- a CDS encoding ligase-associated DNA damage response DEXH box helicase has protein sequence MITRGQQVIQQWYKQKNWEQFAFQSEMEAAYLNGFSGLLNAPTGSGKTFALFLPFLADYINKHPDTYTTRKNNGLLMLWITPLRALTNDIKKAMQEVCDEIGIPWQIATRTGDTPAAEKQALKKKLPEVLLTTPESLHLMLAQKEYPKIFAGLQVVVIDEWHELLGTKRGVQVELGLSRLKVLSRQSLVNNQQENNHGLSTMDYRLKIWGISATIGNLEQAAEVLLGNDFPDEKIIMVRANLEKKLLIKSIIPENIENYSWAGHIGIKLLPQVMEVVEKSKTTLIFTNTRSQSEIWYHAILDNYPEYAGIMAMHHGSLDNELRNWVEAALHAEALKVVVCTSSLDLGVDFRPVDTVVQVGSPKGVARFMQRAGRSGHHPGAVSKAYFVPTHSLELLEGAALKEGIKKGIFESRDPMLLTMDVLIQYMVTLAVSDGFRADELFSEVKTTFAFADLTRKEFNQLLDFITNGGKTLAQYDEFLKVEVENGLYKVNNRRVAMRHRLSIGTITSELSIRVKWLSGGSLGTIEENFIAKLRPGNVFWFAGRSLEFIRVKEMTAYVKKSNATKGIIPSWNGGRMPLSSQLAAVFRDKLDEVAHGIEQDEEVIALKPLFQLQEKLSHLPQSHEFLIESFKSTEGHHLLFYPFEGRLVHEGMASLLAYRISKIKSATFSIAMNDYGFELLTDDDVPIEEVLENTDFFSIDNLLDDIQHSLNANEMARRRFRDIAHIGGLVFTGYPGQQVKNKHLQASTSLLFEVFSEYEPDNLLVRQAYNEALAFQLEEFRLRMALQRISKQSIVLKTIERPTPFAFPIMVDSLGREKLTTETMEERIAKMARRYGAEGVKDAENKRSRKPGIVRKKGL, from the coding sequence ATGATAACACGGGGCCAGCAGGTAATACAGCAATGGTATAAACAAAAAAACTGGGAGCAATTCGCCTTTCAAAGCGAAATGGAGGCAGCCTATTTAAATGGCTTTTCCGGCTTGCTGAACGCCCCTACCGGCAGTGGTAAAACATTTGCCCTGTTCCTGCCTTTTCTGGCTGATTATATTAACAAACATCCCGATACCTATACCACCCGCAAAAATAATGGTCTGCTCATGTTATGGATCACCCCATTGCGGGCGCTTACCAATGATATTAAAAAAGCCATGCAAGAGGTATGCGATGAGATCGGTATCCCCTGGCAAATAGCTACCCGTACCGGTGATACTCCCGCTGCCGAAAAGCAGGCCCTTAAAAAGAAACTGCCCGAAGTATTGCTCACCACCCCCGAAAGCCTGCACCTCATGCTCGCTCAAAAGGAGTACCCCAAGATATTCGCCGGTTTGCAGGTAGTAGTAATTGACGAATGGCATGAGCTGTTAGGTACTAAAAGAGGGGTACAGGTGGAATTGGGGTTATCCAGGTTGAAAGTCTTGAGTCGGCAGTCTTTAGTCAACAATCAACAGGAAAATAACCATGGACTATCGACCATGGACTATCGACTAAAAATCTGGGGCATCTCCGCAACCATAGGTAACCTTGAACAAGCCGCGGAAGTATTGCTTGGTAACGATTTTCCTGATGAAAAGATCATAATGGTACGGGCTAATCTGGAAAAGAAACTGCTGATCAAATCCATAATCCCTGAAAACATTGAGAATTACTCATGGGCAGGTCACATCGGTATAAAGCTGCTGCCGCAGGTGATGGAGGTTGTGGAAAAGAGCAAAACCACGCTCATATTTACCAATACACGGTCGCAATCCGAGATCTGGTACCATGCTATCTTAGATAATTATCCGGAGTATGCCGGTATTATGGCTATGCACCACGGCTCGCTGGATAACGAGCTGCGCAACTGGGTGGAGGCGGCCCTGCATGCCGAAGCTTTAAAGGTGGTAGTATGTACATCGAGTTTGGATCTGGGTGTTGATTTTCGCCCGGTGGATACCGTGGTACAAGTAGGCAGCCCCAAAGGTGTTGCCCGTTTTATGCAGCGGGCAGGCAGGAGTGGTCACCATCCCGGGGCAGTATCAAAAGCGTATTTCGTGCCTACCCATTCACTGGAACTATTAGAGGGGGCAGCACTGAAGGAAGGCATAAAAAAAGGAATTTTTGAAAGCAGAGACCCCATGCTGCTTACCATGGATGTACTGATCCAATACATGGTTACGTTGGCGGTATCGGATGGTTTTCGAGCCGATGAATTGTTTAGCGAGGTGAAAACAACCTTTGCCTTTGCTGATCTTACCCGCAAGGAGTTTAACCAGTTGTTGGATTTTATAACCAACGGCGGCAAAACCCTGGCGCAATATGATGAGTTTTTAAAGGTTGAGGTAGAGAACGGCCTGTATAAAGTAAATAACCGGCGGGTAGCCATGCGCCACCGCCTCAGCATAGGCACCATAACCAGTGAGTTGAGTATACGCGTAAAATGGCTAAGCGGTGGTAGCTTAGGGACTATCGAAGAAAATTTCATAGCCAAGTTAAGACCGGGCAATGTGTTCTGGTTCGCGGGGCGCAGCCTTGAATTTATCAGGGTGAAGGAGATGACTGCCTACGTAAAAAAATCAAACGCAACAAAAGGGATCATTCCCAGCTGGAACGGTGGCAGGATGCCGCTATCATCACAACTGGCAGCCGTATTTCGTGATAAGCTGGATGAAGTAGCCCATGGTATTGAACAGGATGAGGAAGTTATCGCCCTAAAACCGCTTTTTCAGTTACAGGAAAAATTATCACACCTGCCGCAAAGCCATGAGTTTTTGATCGAGTCATTCAAATCCACCGAAGGGCATCATTTGCTGTTCTATCCTTTCGAGGGCCGTTTGGTGCATGAGGGCATGGCATCGTTGCTGGCCTATCGCATCAGCAAAATAAAAAGCGCTACTTTCTCTATAGCCATGAATGATTATGGTTTTGAACTGTTAACAGACGATGATGTGCCGATAGAAGAAGTGCTGGAAAATACGGATTTCTTTTCTATCGATAATTTGTTGGACGATATCCAGCATAGCCTTAACGCTAATGAAATGGCCCGCCGTCGTTTCAGGGATATTGCACATATCGGAGGCTTGGTGTTCACGGGCTATCCCGGTCAGCAGGTGAAGAATAAGCATTTGCAGGCATCAACCTCATTGCTTTTCGAGGTTTTTAGTGAGTATGAGCCGGATAATCTATTGGTGCGACAGGCTTATAATGAGGCATTAGCTTTCCAGTTGGAAGAGTTCCGTTTGCGCATGGCCTTACAACGCATCAGCAAGCAAAGCATCGTCCTTAAAACAATTGAGCGCCCTACGCCATTCGCCTTTCCTATAATGGTGGATAGCCTTGGTCGTGAAAAATTAACCACCGAAACCATGGAAGAACGCATAGCCAAAATGGCCCGCCGCTACGGTGCCGAAGGCGTTAAGGATGCCGAAAACAAGCGCTCCCGTAAGCCCGGAATTGTTAGGAAAAAAGGTTTATGA
- the tsaD gene encoding tRNA (adenosine(37)-N6)-threonylcarbamoyltransferase complex transferase subunit TsaD gives MPVILAIESSCDETSASVCADGVILSNVIANQTIHEAYGGVVPELASRVHQQNIVPAVQQALLNAKVNKNDINAVAFTRGPGLLGSLLVGVSFAKAFALAKNLPLIEINHMQAHVLAHFIGDRKPSFPFLCLTVSGGHTQIVLVKDYFDMEVIGQTTDDAAGEAMDKTSKILGLPYPGGPLIDKHARQGNPDAYKFPEPQIPGFDFSFSGLKTAILYFIQNNIKANPNFIQENLNDICASVEKRIATILLNKLKKAADEYGIKDIALAGGVSANTGLREGLLEMGAKNGWNCFIPKLEYCTDNAAMIAIAGYHKYLKGDFVGQEIAPLARMPL, from the coding sequence TTGCCTGTAATATTAGCAATCGAATCTTCATGTGATGAAACCTCTGCGTCGGTTTGCGCGGATGGTGTGATATTGAGCAATGTTATTGCCAATCAAACCATACACGAAGCTTACGGAGGCGTGGTTCCTGAACTTGCCTCAAGGGTTCATCAGCAAAATATCGTTCCTGCAGTTCAACAAGCACTATTGAACGCAAAAGTAAACAAAAATGATATCAATGCGGTGGCATTTACACGCGGGCCCGGACTTTTAGGCTCACTATTAGTAGGGGTATCATTTGCCAAAGCTTTCGCGCTGGCCAAAAACCTGCCGCTTATTGAAATTAATCATATGCAGGCGCATGTATTGGCACATTTTATCGGCGATCGTAAACCATCATTCCCATTTTTATGCCTGACGGTATCGGGCGGGCATACACAAATAGTTTTGGTAAAAGATTACTTTGACATGGAGGTTATCGGCCAAACCACCGATGATGCTGCGGGCGAAGCCATGGATAAAACCAGCAAAATACTGGGCTTGCCCTATCCTGGCGGCCCTTTAATTGATAAACATGCCCGCCAGGGAAACCCTGATGCCTACAAGTTCCCCGAGCCGCAAATACCTGGCTTCGACTTCAGCTTTAGCGGTTTAAAGACTGCTATTTTATACTTCATCCAGAATAACATAAAGGCTAATCCCAATTTTATACAGGAGAACCTTAATGATATCTGCGCGTCGGTTGAGAAGCGTATAGCCACCATCTTACTGAACAAGTTAAAGAAGGCTGCCGACGAATATGGCATTAAGGATATTGCCTTAGCAGGCGGTGTATCGGCCAATACAGGTTTACGCGAAGGTCTGCTTGAAATGGGCGCAAAAAATGGCTGGAACTGCTTTATACCGAAACTGGAATATTGTACCGATAATGCCGCTATGATAGCCATTGCCGGTTATCACAAATACCTGAAAGGCGATTTTGTAGGGCAGGAGATTGCACCGCTGGCGAGGATGCCTTTATAA